One Vigna unguiculata cultivar IT97K-499-35 chromosome 7, ASM411807v1, whole genome shotgun sequence genomic region harbors:
- the LOC114190648 gene encoding uncharacterized protein LOC114190648, with the protein MGSSAATKNIADSASWYCAMMLLGMILLGSVRESAVAGEGEAVKGNNLREGPCDEIYVVGEGETLHTISDKCNDPFIVERNPHIHDPDDVYPGLVIQIISTRQS; encoded by the coding sequence ATGGGTTCATCTGCCGCCACAAAAAACATTGCAGATTCAGCGTCCTGGTACTGTGCCATGATGCTGTTGGGCATGATTCTGTTGGGGTCTGTAAGGGAAAGCGCAGTGGCAGGAGAAGGTGAGGCTGTAAAAGGGAACAACCTCCGTGAAGGACCGTGTGATGAAATCTACGTTGTGGGAGAAGGAGAGACCCTGCACACAATCAGCGACAAGTGTAATGACCCGTTTATCGTGGAGCGGAACCCGCATATCCATGACCCGGATGATGTTTACCCTGGCCTTGTCATCCAAATCATCTCTACCCGTCAATCCTGA
- the LOC114192811 gene encoding protein HOTHEAD-like produces MRQTLNVVEQTRAKGSACSGDFKFLVIIRRVSTLWNRSSKFLTTMGSMLDKFMWALLVECIFLSGLSHSGQASKYAFVREATSAPPFLSYDYIVIGGGTSGCPLAATLSQGARVLVLERGGSPYTNPERINLKNFVHSLADISPSSFSQPFISTDGVLNARARVLGGGSVLNAGFYSRASSDFIRISGWNESLAEESYKWVERKVVFEPPMLQWQSAVRDGLVEVGVLPYNNFTYDHLNGTKIGGTIFDKKGNRHTAADLLDYADPNKISVYLHATVQKILFRYNTGKRRPEAYGVMFVDALGEMHRAYLNRKGKNEIILSAGAIGSPQLLMLSGIGPAKHLQGHGITVVLDRQWVGQEMADNPMNVLVVPSPLPVEISLVQTVGITKSGSFIETGSGLSLGHSWSERLQKIFEFVSNQSGQPSTISSENKQRVSDFVRFLTGSTLKGGIIIEKITGPRSTGHLELITTNPNDNPSVTFNYFKDPEDLRICVEGMKTIIDVINSKALSKFRYPNLPVHALMELMLLIPMNLRPKHANAAHSLQQYCRDTVLTIWHYHGGCLTGKVVDHDYKVIGVEALRVIDGSTFYRTPGTNPQATVMMLGRYMGEKIINKRIFGGQKSEGIN; encoded by the exons ATGAGACAAACTTTGAATGTTGTTGAACAGACAAGAGCAAAGGGTAGTGCATGTAGTGGTGACTTTAAATTTCTGGTTATTATAAGAAGGGTTTCAACTCTTTGGAACAGATCTTCCAAGTTCCTGACAACAATGGGTTCGATGTTGGATAAATTTATGTGGGCACTTCTTGTTGAGTGCATATTCCTGTCTGGTTTATCTCATTCTGGACAAG CTTCGAAGTACGCATTTGTAAGAGAAGCAACATCTGCTCCACCATTTTTGTCTTATGACTACATTGTGATTGGTGGAGGAACAAGTGGGTGTCCCCTTGCAGCAACTCTCTCACAGGGTGCAAGAGTTCTAGTCCTGGAAAGAGGAGGTTCTCCTTACACAAACCCAGAGCGAATCAACCTAAAGAACTTTGTCCATTCCCTGGCTGACATAAGCCCTTCATCGTTTTCCCAACCGTTCATATCCACAGATGGGGTACTCAATGCGAGGGCTCGTGTTCTGGGTGGTGGCTCTGTCTTGAACGCAGGGTTCTATTCAAGGGCTAGCTCTGACTTCATAAGGATTTCTGGTTGGAATGAATCTTTGGCTGAGGAATCTTATAAATGGGTCGAAAGAAAGGTGGTTTTTGAGCCCCCTATGCTGCAGTGGCAGTCAGCAGTGAGGGATGGGTTGGTGGAAGTAGGTGTGTTGCCTTATAATAACTTTACTTATGATCACTTAAATGGGACTAAGATTGGAGGGACAATTTTTGATAAGAAGGGTAACAGGCACACTGCAGCTGATTTGTTAGACTATGCTGATCCCAACAAAATTTCTGTTTATCTCCATGCCACAGTGCAGAAGATACTATTCAGATATAACACAG GAAAAAGAAGACCAGAAGCTTATGGAGTAATGTTCGTAGATGCATTGGGAGAGATGCATAGAGCATACTTAAACAGAAAAGGAAAGAATGAGATAATTTTATCAGCTGGAGCAATTGGGAGCCCACAGTTGCTGATGCTGAGTGGGATTGGTCCTGCTAAACATCTGCAGGGTCATGGAATCACGGTGGTTTTGGATCGGCAATGGGTGGGTCAAGAGATGGCAGATAATCCAATGAACGTTCTAGTGGTTCCTTCCCCTTTGCCTGTAGAAATCTCTCTGGTCCAAACAGTGGGGATCACAAAGTCTGGTAGCTTCATCGAAACAGGCAGTGGATTAAGTTTGGGACATTCTTGGTCTGAAAGACTGCAAAAGATTTTTGAATTTGTGTCGAACCAG TCGGGTCAGCCTTCGACGATTTCCTCAGAAAACAAGCAGAGGGTTTCGGACTTTGTTAGATTTTTAACGGGTTCAACTCTGAAAGGAGGAATCATCATTGAAAAGATCACGGGACCACGATCCACAGGTCATTTGGAGCTGATAACCACAAATCCCAATGATAATCCATCAGTTACCTTTAACTATTTCAAGGATCCAGAGGACTTGAGAATCTGTGTTGAAGGCATGAAAACCATCATTGATGTGATAAACTCAAAAGCGTTATCAAAGTTCCGGTACCCCAACTTGCCGGTCCATGCTCTGATGGAGTTGATGTTGCTGATACCAATGAACTTGAGGCCAAAGCATGCTAATGCTGCTCATTCTTTACAGCAGTATTGCAGAGACACTGTGCTAACAATTTGGCATTACCATGGAGGGTGTCTCACTGGTAAAGTAGTTGATCATGATTATAAGGTTATTGGGGTCGAAGCTCTCAGGGTAATTGATGGATCCACCTTTTATCGCACACCTGGGACTAATCCTCAAGCCACTGTCATGATGCTTGGAAG GTACATGggagaaaaaattataaacaaaagaaTCTTCGGTGGACAGAAAAGTGAAGGGATCAATTGA